In one Chitinophaga sancti genomic region, the following are encoded:
- a CDS encoding response regulator — MINIGIIEDNYFQLNNYREFLEDFQECKVVFACKSMEEFRELSFREVDVNVILLDISLPGESGIQGMQELRRVYPEAKIIVLSGHDGKHYVIESIRNGANGYIIKTSRLMEIYHSILDAISEGGTLSPKAAHLLINHINKDPLEDVRHKLTKREYELLALLKEGYSYKEMADKLFVTVFTVNQHLKKVYQKLNVATKSELISKIWSNSLCTALLFVGFTGFYSNQFFGL; from the coding sequence ATGATCAACATCGGAATTATAGAGGACAACTATTTCCAGTTGAATAACTATCGGGAATTTCTCGAGGATTTCCAGGAATGTAAAGTTGTTTTCGCATGCAAATCTATGGAGGAGTTTAGAGAGCTCTCCTTCAGGGAGGTAGATGTAAATGTTATTCTTTTAGACATCTCCCTGCCCGGAGAATCAGGCATACAAGGGATGCAGGAGCTGCGTCGGGTATATCCTGAAGCCAAGATCATTGTTCTTTCCGGACATGATGGTAAGCACTATGTAATAGAGTCGATTCGCAACGGTGCGAACGGGTATATCATTAAGACAAGTCGCCTGATGGAGATCTATCATTCGATATTAGATGCTATCAGTGAAGGAGGAACATTGTCCCCAAAAGCAGCCCACTTGTTGATTAACCATATTAATAAAGATCCATTAGAAGATGTCAGGCATAAACTCACAAAAAGGGAATATGAATTACTGGCGCTGCTCAAAGAGGGCTACTCATATAAGGAAATGGCAGACAAGTTATTTGTTACTGTCTTTACTGTCAACCAACATCTGAAAAAAGTATATCAAAAATTAAATGTTGCTACAAAATCCGAGTTGATTTCAAAAATCTGGTCGAATAGCCTGTGTACAGCCCTGTTATTTGTGGGTTTTACGGGATTTTATTCAAATCAGTTTTTCGGATTATGA
- a CDS encoding UpxY family transcription antiterminator, translating to MEQNLKSWYAVYTKPRWEKKVAELLIRKQIETYCPINRVTHQWSDRKKVIEEPLFKSYVFVRIPEKMKTIVRETSGIVNFVYWLGKPACIPEHEIDLIKRFLHEYDNVEVESFPIHQNDFIQITAGPLMHQRGRVVEAGKNTVKAVLYSMGFALTATVKKSELVLINSNQYRQHPSNVSL from the coding sequence ATGGAACAGAATCTGAAATCCTGGTATGCGGTGTATACCAAACCCAGATGGGAAAAGAAAGTCGCAGAATTGCTAATTCGTAAGCAGATCGAAACTTACTGCCCTATCAACCGTGTCACACACCAGTGGAGTGATCGTAAGAAAGTAATTGAAGAACCATTGTTTAAATCTTACGTGTTTGTGCGTATTCCTGAGAAGATGAAAACGATTGTGCGGGAAACAAGTGGTATCGTAAATTTCGTATACTGGCTGGGTAAACCTGCCTGTATTCCTGAGCATGAGATTGATCTGATCAAACGCTTTCTGCATGAATACGACAATGTGGAAGTTGAAAGTTTCCCGATTCACCAGAACGATTTTATCCAGATCACAGCAGGCCCACTCATGCATCAGCGTGGCAGGGTAGTAGAAGCTGGTAAAAATACGGTGAAAGCTGTGTTGTACAGCATGGGATTTGCCCTCACTGCTACTGTTAAAAAAAGCGAACTGGTGCTCATCAACAGCAATCAATACAGGCAACACCCTTCTAACGTTTCGCTTTAA
- a CDS encoding GumC family protein has product MQRKKTDIRKQQEDQTNLLELLRSRYQPYWPLFVLAGLIAFAGAFVYLRYATPVYRITASLLIKDDAKGMDGSVLSSLDIFGSGKQIDNEIEILKSKTLARQVIQHLNLYGEVVEDGKIRDVVVYQQTPVKMVFLDPGHVAPLENRRLPLKVNDATQQVSVGNNTYHLGDTVQTQWGRMIFLPGNVNDNGKHNYFVHISGEKVLTLQMIANLKVGQANKQANVISLEYNDVVPARGEAVLNELMKVYDAAAIDDKNRMSAKTMAFVEERLRIVTNELGQVEGEIEKFKTDEGLVDIGEQSKMFLESVKDNDTKLSEANMQLSVLQSIEDYVKGRREDENMVPATLGLTDPVLLELVNRLSETEMQLTRLKKTTGENSPLLASLADQKKKLAPAILENIRSLRANLEAGKQKLVVDNAKYSSILRTVPSKERALLAISRQQVIKNNIYTFLLEKREETALQYAAAISDSRIVDAAEADSFPFSPRRSMILGLAVIGGIAAVAGFISIKDMFNRDVLFRVDIEKATSAPIVAEIMQDDKAHPIAITENRRTAVAEQFRALRTSLSYIGINGPNKTIMVTSSISGEGKSFIAINLAISLSLMKKKVVLLEFDLRKPKVSKMLGVSHTPGISNYLIGQAVLGEILKKPLEGNEYFHVLSSGVIPPNPTELILNGRLEQLLASLSATFDYIILDTAPVGPVTDARLLAPFTDATLYVVRHQRTPKFHLRMIDELYHTQELGKLNIVFNGIKMRGIPGYAYGYGNGYGYGNGNGYGYGYTDEHQNGSTNKKGLTRLFK; this is encoded by the coding sequence ATGCAAAGAAAGAAAACCGATATCCGTAAGCAGCAGGAGGATCAGACCAATCTGCTGGAACTGCTCAGAAGCCGTTATCAGCCTTACTGGCCTTTATTTGTGCTGGCTGGCCTGATTGCTTTTGCAGGTGCATTTGTTTACCTGCGTTACGCTACTCCTGTATACAGGATCACAGCCTCTCTGCTCATAAAAGATGATGCAAAGGGCATGGATGGCTCTGTGCTTTCTTCGCTGGACATCTTTGGCTCCGGTAAACAGATAGATAATGAAATTGAAATATTGAAATCCAAAACACTGGCCAGGCAAGTAATTCAACACTTAAACCTGTATGGCGAAGTAGTGGAAGACGGTAAGATCAGAGACGTGGTAGTCTATCAGCAAACACCTGTAAAAATGGTGTTCCTGGACCCCGGTCATGTAGCGCCGCTGGAGAACAGAAGGCTGCCGCTCAAAGTAAACGATGCCACACAGCAGGTGTCAGTAGGTAATAATACTTATCACCTGGGCGATACCGTTCAAACCCAATGGGGTCGTATGATTTTCCTGCCTGGAAATGTGAACGATAATGGTAAACACAACTATTTTGTACACATCTCCGGTGAGAAAGTTCTTACTTTACAAATGATCGCTAACCTCAAAGTTGGACAGGCAAATAAACAGGCAAATGTGATCAGCCTTGAATACAACGATGTGGTACCTGCGAGAGGTGAAGCGGTGCTGAATGAACTGATGAAAGTATATGATGCTGCAGCTATCGATGATAAGAATAGAATGAGCGCCAAAACCATGGCATTCGTAGAGGAACGCCTTCGCATCGTGACCAATGAACTGGGGCAGGTAGAAGGTGAGATCGAAAAGTTTAAAACGGATGAAGGATTAGTGGATATCGGCGAACAAAGCAAAATGTTCCTCGAAAGTGTAAAAGACAACGATACAAAACTGAGCGAAGCGAATATGCAGTTGTCAGTTTTACAATCGATAGAAGATTATGTAAAAGGCAGAAGGGAAGATGAAAATATGGTGCCGGCTACACTGGGTCTGACGGATCCTGTATTGCTGGAACTTGTGAACCGTCTTTCTGAAACTGAAATGCAGCTGACTAGACTGAAGAAAACAACGGGAGAAAACAGCCCGCTCCTGGCAAGCCTGGCAGATCAGAAAAAGAAACTGGCACCTGCTATCCTGGAGAACATCCGCAGCCTGCGTGCAAACCTGGAAGCCGGTAAGCAAAAGCTGGTGGTGGATAATGCAAAGTATAGCAGCATTCTCAGAACTGTTCCCAGCAAAGAAAGAGCACTGTTGGCCATCAGCCGTCAGCAGGTCATTAAGAATAATATTTACACCTTCCTGCTGGAAAAGAGAGAAGAAACTGCCCTGCAATATGCTGCGGCTATTTCAGACAGCCGTATCGTAGATGCAGCAGAAGCAGATTCTTTCCCTTTCAGCCCGCGGAGGTCCATGATACTCGGTCTCGCTGTAATCGGAGGTATTGCGGCAGTAGCCGGATTTATCTCCATCAAGGATATGTTCAACAGGGATGTATTGTTCCGTGTTGACATTGAGAAGGCTACTTCAGCACCCATAGTGGCAGAAATTATGCAGGACGACAAAGCCCATCCGATTGCCATCACTGAAAATCGCCGTACAGCAGTAGCGGAACAATTCCGGGCATTGCGTACATCCCTCAGCTATATTGGCATTAATGGGCCAAATAAGACCATTATGGTCACTTCTTCTATCTCAGGTGAGGGTAAGAGCTTTATTGCCATTAACCTGGCTATAAGCCTCTCTTTGATGAAAAAGAAGGTAGTGCTGCTGGAATTTGACCTGCGCAAGCCAAAGGTAAGCAAGATGCTGGGGGTATCTCATACACCCGGGATCAGCAATTACCTGATTGGTCAGGCAGTATTGGGTGAGATCCTGAAGAAACCACTGGAAGGAAACGAGTATTTCCACGTGCTGTCATCCGGGGTGATCCCTCCAAATCCAACAGAGCTGATTCTGAATGGCAGGCTGGAACAGTTATTAGCGTCGCTTAGTGCAACTTTTGATTATATCATCCTTGATACCGCACCGGTAGGTCCGGTAACAGATGCCCGCCTGCTGGCGCCATTTACAGATGCAACCCTGTATGTGGTACGTCACCAGCGCACACCTAAGTTCCATCTCCGCATGATAGATGAGTTATATCACACACAGGAACTGGGAAAACTAAATATCGTATTCAACGGTATTAAAATGAGGGGTATACCGGGTTATGCCTATGGTTATGGCAATGGCTATGGCTATGGTAATGGCAATGGGTATGGCTATGGGTATACAGACGAACATCAGAACGGTTCTACAAATAAAAAAGGGCTAACCCGCTTATTTAAATAA
- a CDS encoding polysaccharide biosynthesis/export family protein — protein MSCVSTKQSVYFHDLPDTVLAPITGNFEPVIQKNDILQITVSSMNAEDAVIYNTPSMAAVGGTASSGPQATGFLVDDAGYIQYPVLGQVRVTGLTKAQLTKTIRDQLTERKLLVDPVVSVRFLNYRITVIGEVARPQVVNVSNDRVTVLEALGLAGDITTFGKRDNVMLIRESDDGTRTVKRLNLNDRSLLSSPYYYLRSNDVVYVEPTKAKVASTNTTRQVLPIIISSISLLVIILDRLVIHN, from the coding sequence ATGTCTTGTGTTAGTACGAAGCAGTCTGTGTATTTTCACGATTTGCCCGATACCGTATTGGCACCCATAACAGGAAATTTTGAGCCGGTAATACAGAAAAATGACATTCTGCAAATCACGGTTAGTTCAATGAACGCGGAGGATGCAGTAATCTACAACACGCCTAGTATGGCGGCCGTGGGCGGAACTGCGAGTAGCGGACCCCAGGCAACAGGATTTTTAGTAGATGATGCAGGATATATACAGTATCCTGTATTAGGCCAGGTAAGGGTCACAGGGCTCACGAAAGCCCAGCTTACCAAAACAATACGTGATCAGCTTACAGAACGTAAGTTACTCGTAGATCCGGTAGTCAGTGTACGATTCCTTAATTATCGTATAACCGTAATCGGGGAAGTTGCCAGACCACAGGTTGTGAATGTCAGTAATGACAGGGTCACCGTGTTGGAAGCACTGGGCTTAGCCGGCGATATTACGACATTCGGTAAGAGAGATAACGTAATGCTGATCCGTGAAAGCGACGATGGAACCAGAACAGTGAAGCGACTTAATCTAAATGACAGATCGCTGTTATCATCGCCTTATTATTACCTGCGTTCCAATGATGTTGTGTATGTGGAGCCTACCAAAGCAAAGGTGGCCAGCACCAATACAACAAGACAGGTATTACCAATCATTATTAGTAGTATTTCACTGCTGGTAATTATTTTAGACAGGTTAGTGATACATAATTAG
- a CDS encoding acyl-CoA carboxylase subunit beta, whose amino-acid sequence MDKTTELQNRIAEAMLGGGEARIASQHKKGKLTARERLQLLMDDGSFEELDMFVHNRNRGITDDQEQFPGDGVVTGFGSINGRLVYVFSQDFTVYGGSLSEPHARKICKIMDLAMQNGAPVIGLNDSGGARIQEGVVSLGGYADIFYRNTRASGVIPQISAIMGPCAGGAVYSPAITDFILMVEQSSYMFVTGPNVVKTVTHEEVTSEELGGANTHASKSGVTHFSCANEVECIHNIRQLLSYVPQNCEEDAPKYPYTPADEHRASLNKIIPANSNQPYDMKEVIEQLTDTDSFFEVHANYAENIIVGFARIAGRSIGVVANQPAHLAGVLDIKASVKGARFTRFCDAFNIPLLVLVDVPGFLPGTDQEWNGIITNGAKLLFALSEATVPKITVTTRKAYGGAYCVMNSKHIGADLNFAFPQAEIAVMGPKGAVEIIYKREIDAAADPVARMNELVAEYTERFANPYLAAEKGYIDEVIEPDLTRIKLIKGYAMLENKVVTMPRKKHGNIPL is encoded by the coding sequence ATGGATAAGACCACGGAACTCCAAAACAGAATAGCCGAAGCTATGCTCGGCGGAGGCGAAGCCCGTATCGCCTCGCAGCATAAAAAAGGAAAACTGACAGCTCGTGAAAGATTACAATTACTCATGGATGATGGTTCGTTTGAAGAACTGGACATGTTTGTACATAACCGTAACCGTGGCATAACCGACGACCAGGAACAATTTCCCGGAGATGGCGTAGTCACTGGTTTTGGTTCTATCAATGGCCGTCTCGTCTACGTTTTTTCGCAGGATTTTACCGTTTATGGCGGCAGCCTCTCTGAACCCCATGCCCGCAAGATCTGTAAGATCATGGACCTGGCTATGCAAAATGGTGCACCTGTCATTGGTTTGAATGACAGTGGCGGGGCTCGCATACAGGAAGGGGTGGTAAGCCTGGGTGGCTATGCAGATATCTTTTATCGCAATACCCGGGCCTCGGGTGTGATTCCGCAGATCTCAGCTATTATGGGGCCATGTGCAGGAGGGGCCGTTTACTCGCCTGCTATCACCGATTTTATCCTGATGGTGGAGCAAAGCTCCTATATGTTTGTAACAGGCCCCAATGTAGTGAAAACGGTGACACACGAAGAGGTCACTTCCGAAGAACTGGGTGGTGCAAATACCCATGCATCCAAAAGCGGGGTTACCCATTTTAGCTGTGCCAATGAAGTAGAATGTATTCACAACATCCGGCAACTGCTCAGCTATGTACCGCAGAACTGTGAAGAAGATGCGCCGAAATACCCTTACACACCTGCCGATGAACACAGGGCATCGCTGAATAAAATTATCCCGGCAAACAGCAATCAGCCTTATGATATGAAGGAGGTGATTGAACAGTTAACAGATACGGATAGTTTTTTCGAAGTACATGCCAACTATGCTGAGAATATCATCGTAGGCTTTGCCCGTATTGCAGGCCGGAGCATTGGTGTCGTAGCCAATCAGCCGGCACACCTGGCGGGAGTACTGGATATTAAAGCCTCTGTAAAGGGTGCACGCTTTACCCGCTTCTGCGATGCATTTAATATTCCCCTGCTGGTACTGGTAGATGTACCGGGATTCCTGCCAGGCACAGACCAGGAATGGAACGGGATCATTACCAATGGTGCAAAATTACTTTTTGCACTTAGTGAAGCCACCGTGCCCAAGATCACCGTGACTACCCGCAAAGCTTATGGGGGCGCTTATTGTGTAATGAACTCCAAGCATATCGGGGCCGATCTCAACTTTGCTTTTCCACAGGCAGAGATTGCGGTGATGGGGCCTAAAGGAGCGGTAGAGATTATTTATAAAAGAGAAATTGATGCTGCAGCAGATCCTGTAGCGAGAATGAATGAACTGGTAGCAGAGTATACTGAACGTTTTGCCAATCCTTATTTAGCGGCAGAGAAAGGATATATTGATGAGGTGATAGAACCCGATCTGACAAGGATTAAACTAATTAAAGGATATGCAATGCTGGAGAATAAGGTGGTGACAATGCCCCG
- a CDS encoding sensor histidine kinase, translated as MKREETITSADAANLLNNASNIIAITSHEFKTPLTAISAVVELLAARLHSSQQMDAFYEKNLSRITTEIFRLNSMLDEMLTINSIMSGRMSLNKQVIDLVQLLTTLRSNYFADPEDTRSFELLVTGIPQGIYADTNQLTRIFMNLVGNAFKFSREKAPVVTVDFEAQQVTIRVTDDGIGIPAADLPQLFTPFFRASNVNEIAGTGLGLSIVKTFVQENNGTITVESVVGEGSTFTLSFLYHSDSL; from the coding sequence ATGAAAAGAGAAGAAACTATTACATCAGCTGATGCAGCTAATTTGTTGAATAACGCCAGCAATATCATTGCTATTACATCGCATGAATTTAAAACGCCGCTGACCGCCATATCAGCTGTTGTAGAATTATTGGCAGCAAGACTGCATTCCAGCCAGCAAATGGATGCATTCTATGAGAAAAACCTGTCGCGTATTACAACAGAAATTTTCAGACTCAATAGCATGCTCGATGAAATGCTTACGATCAATAGTATCATGTCTGGTCGCATGTCATTGAACAAACAAGTGATTGACCTCGTTCAGCTGCTCACAACACTGCGGTCTAATTACTTTGCAGATCCGGAAGATACCCGTAGCTTCGAACTCCTTGTAACAGGTATTCCGCAGGGTATATATGCCGACACTAATCAGCTGACCAGGATTTTTATGAACCTTGTGGGAAATGCCTTTAAGTTTTCAAGAGAAAAAGCACCGGTAGTCACAGTAGATTTTGAAGCGCAGCAGGTAACGATCCGGGTTACTGATGATGGTATAGGTATTCCTGCCGCAGACCTCCCGCAATTATTCACGCCCTTCTTCAGGGCAAGTAATGTAAATGAAATTGCAGGTACAGGATTAGGGTTGTCAATTGTTAAAACATTTGTTCAGGAAAATAATGGCACTATTACTGTAGAGAGTGTAGTTGGTGAAGGCAGTACATTCACCCTTTCCTTTCTATATCATTCGGATTCTCTATAG
- a CDS encoding mannose-1-phosphate guanylyltransferase, with protein sequence MQHILLCGGSGTRLWPLSNKQTPKQLLPLFDGQSLLQLTWQRNAFACDSVLAIVNEQQVTTVTDQLHNSGAEHARWIAEPVGRNTAAAIALAAFIADPETILLITPADHLIGTPDVYAQTIFQAEKLAADNHLVTIGLRPAYPETGYGYIQYDGNDVLRFTEKPDPLTAEAMLDSGDYLWNSGIFCGKANVLLQQLELYAPAIYTAAAIAADEFLESGRILQTTMEAIPADSIDYAVLEKSNIVKVIPSTMEWSDVGGYEALAEALAKHYQYSNNQAVFIQSDPVNSMVLGKDKLVALVGVENVVVVNTPEALLILQKGKGQEVKQLHQWVKENRPELL encoded by the coding sequence ATGCAACATATACTCCTTTGTGGCGGATCTGGAACCCGCCTCTGGCCGCTGTCTAATAAACAGACGCCTAAACAACTGCTGCCCTTATTTGACGGTCAGAGCTTATTGCAGCTCACCTGGCAGCGTAATGCGTTTGCCTGCGACAGCGTGCTGGCCATTGTAAATGAACAACAGGTTACTACTGTTACAGATCAGCTGCATAATTCAGGTGCCGAACATGCCCGCTGGATTGCTGAACCTGTAGGTAGAAATACCGCTGCTGCCATTGCTTTAGCTGCTTTCATCGCCGATCCTGAAACGATCCTCCTTATTACACCTGCAGATCACCTCATTGGTACGCCAGACGTCTATGCACAGACAATTTTCCAGGCAGAGAAACTGGCGGCAGATAATCACCTCGTTACGATCGGCCTTCGGCCCGCTTATCCTGAAACAGGCTACGGGTACATTCAATATGATGGCAATGATGTACTCCGCTTTACTGAAAAGCCGGACCCCCTTACTGCCGAAGCTATGCTCGACAGCGGAGACTACCTCTGGAACAGCGGGATCTTTTGTGGTAAAGCAAACGTATTGTTGCAACAGCTGGAATTGTATGCACCTGCTATCTATACCGCCGCTGCCATTGCTGCTGATGAATTCCTGGAATCAGGACGGATCCTGCAAACGACCATGGAAGCAATTCCTGCTGACAGTATTGACTATGCCGTGTTAGAGAAAAGCAATATTGTAAAAGTAATACCCAGTACAATGGAATGGAGTGATGTAGGAGGGTATGAAGCTCTGGCCGAAGCGCTCGCCAAACATTACCAGTACAGCAACAACCAGGCTGTCTTTATCCAGAGTGACCCTGTGAACAGCATGGTACTTGGCAAAGATAAACTGGTAGCACTGGTAGGGGTGGAAAATGTAGTGGTAGTGAACACACCTGAAGCCTTACTCATTTTGCAAAAAGGCAAAGGACAGGAAGTGAAGCAGCTACACCAGTGGGTAAAAGAAAACAGACCGGAATTACTTTAA
- a CDS encoding LuxE/PaaK family acyltransferase: MSGISTAAIFSSDGSDLEALSLEAFRFQYRENALYRAYTDALRIQPDKVRSLAQIPFLPIQFFKTHQVTCGTFEPQLVFESSGTTQTINSRHLVKEAVIYEQSFLTAFERFYGPVTDFVVVGLLPSYLERKHSSLVYMVQNMVKRSAHPASGFYLYEHDKLYHQLQELEARGQKTLLIGVTFGLLDFAEQYALQLKHTIVMETGGMKGRREEWTREQVHAFLKERLGCSQIHAEYGMTELLSQAYSYGQGLFNTPPWMKVLVRDENDPFQLYTEKAAGVINVVDLANVYSCSFIATEDIGRLHEHGTFEVLGRLDNSALRGCSLMVS, encoded by the coding sequence ATGAGTGGCATTTCTACAGCAGCAATATTTTCTTCAGACGGATCGGACCTGGAAGCATTGTCCCTTGAGGCCTTTCGTTTCCAGTATCGTGAAAATGCATTATATCGTGCTTACACAGATGCCCTGCGCATTCAGCCGGACAAGGTCCGTTCCCTGGCGCAGATCCCTTTCCTCCCTATCCAGTTCTTCAAAACCCACCAGGTCACCTGTGGTACCTTTGAGCCCCAGCTGGTATTTGAAAGCAGTGGTACTACCCAGACCATCAATAGCCGTCACCTGGTAAAAGAGGCTGTCATTTATGAGCAGAGTTTCCTGACCGCCTTTGAGCGTTTTTACGGCCCTGTTACGGATTTTGTAGTAGTTGGCCTGCTGCCTTCCTACCTGGAAAGAAAGCACTCCAGTCTGGTTTACATGGTGCAGAACATGGTGAAGCGCAGTGCTCACCCTGCCAGCGGTTTTTACCTGTATGAACATGACAAACTCTACCACCAGCTGCAGGAACTGGAAGCACGTGGGCAGAAAACCCTGCTCATCGGGGTTACCTTTGGTCTCCTGGATTTTGCAGAGCAATATGCCCTGCAGCTCAAACATACCATCGTGATGGAAACGGGGGGTATGAAAGGCAGGAGAGAAGAATGGACCCGTGAACAGGTGCATGCCTTCCTGAAGGAACGACTGGGTTGCAGCCAGATTCATGCAGAATATGGCATGACCGAGTTACTATCCCAGGCATACAGCTATGGACAGGGTTTATTCAATACTCCACCCTGGATGAAGGTATTGGTCAGAGACGAAAATGACCCATTCCAGCTCTATACCGAAAAAGCTGCCGGTGTGATCAATGTAGTAGACCTTGCTAATGTGTATTCCTGTTCTTTCATTGCTACGGAAGATATAGGCCGCTTGCATGAGCATGGTACTTTTGAAGTATTGGGCAGGCTTGATAATTCTGCTTTAAGGGGGTGTAGTTTGATGGTAAGTTAG
- a CDS encoding response regulator: MQHTILLIEDKTGLRDTLQSLLELHQYQVITAANGEEGIHLATEHLPHLVISDIYMPVLNGYQLLEAFQAHEQLRFIPVIILSARSATEEVNLALAKGAAAYINKPFLFANLNANIQQLLQTSGAAPLNL, translated from the coding sequence ATGCAACATACCATCTTATTAATAGAGGATAAAACAGGTTTAAGAGATACTTTACAAAGCCTGCTGGAGCTACACCAATACCAGGTAATCACCGCCGCAAATGGCGAAGAAGGCATTCATCTGGCTACAGAACACCTGCCCCACCTGGTGATCAGTGATATCTACATGCCGGTATTAAATGGATATCAGTTACTGGAAGCATTCCAGGCGCATGAACAACTGCGTTTTATTCCTGTGATCATCCTCAGCGCAAGATCAGCCACAGAAGAAGTAAACCTGGCCCTGGCAAAAGGTGCAGCAGCCTATATCAACAAACCCTTCCTGTTTGCCAACCTGAATGCCAATATCCAGCAATTGCTCCAGACTAGCGGAGCAGCACCACTGAACCTCTGA
- a CDS encoding T9SS type B sorting domain-containing protein, which translates to MSIPVFARIRVAHRHVHKARVLIRILYILTVNLCMFKIAGAQVIEMSNPSMEGNIGRDSVPAGWIAASNTPDVLPGPLNIYKRPADGKAYAGLHSGPAYREGLAQLLSSPLEKGLAYAISVDLAYAPRYLQAACYGNLTIYGGNSPKDTAQRLWSSGPFTDTSWRRFYAILEPTASYKYISLWADPAEPCAASNIGTAVLIDNFSNIRQVIKTTLTATPSCNNASTGTVQVSPVDYHTTYTYLWTPGNYSTAKVDQLPPGEYTVVVTAANGATGAGTVVVGGSTLTTTMTTLPATCAGSHNAEIHVAVSGGMPPYRFVLDDNTPVKEGVFKGLTEGRYQVYVRDAQVCTDTLTALLQAPEALVLKQVEVKPCSCDDTRDGKLGLQIAGGTQPYKYHIENEAWQTDSILTSLKAGHYIFEVADTNGCSISGTANIGSPFKRCLVVMPTAFSPNGDGNNDVFKPKLYDVLTSYELRVFNRWGGLVFSTNDPQAGWDGYIKGVIQDQQAFIYVCSFNDRNNERKELRGSVVLLR; encoded by the coding sequence ATGTCTATTCCTGTATTTGCAAGAATACGGGTAGCTCACCGCCATGTCCATAAGGCGCGTGTGTTAATCCGTATATTGTATATCCTGACGGTGAACCTTTGTATGTTTAAAATTGCGGGTGCCCAGGTAATTGAAATGAGCAACCCATCCATGGAAGGAAATATTGGCAGGGATAGCGTGCCTGCAGGCTGGATAGCGGCCTCAAACACGCCGGATGTATTACCCGGTCCGCTCAATATCTATAAGCGGCCTGCTGATGGTAAGGCATATGCCGGCCTGCATAGCGGCCCTGCGTACAGGGAAGGTTTAGCCCAGTTGCTGTCATCTCCCCTGGAAAAGGGATTAGCCTACGCTATTTCTGTAGACCTTGCCTATGCACCCAGGTACCTGCAGGCTGCCTGTTATGGAAACCTGACCATTTATGGCGGGAATAGTCCAAAAGATACCGCACAGCGCCTCTGGTCATCGGGGCCTTTTACAGATACCAGCTGGCGACGGTTTTATGCAATATTGGAACCCACTGCCAGTTATAAATACATTTCGCTCTGGGCTGACCCTGCTGAGCCCTGTGCTGCCAGTAATATTGGTACGGCAGTGCTGATCGACAATTTCTCCAACATCCGCCAGGTTATCAAAACTACGCTGACGGCTACACCGAGTTGTAACAATGCCAGCACAGGCACTGTCCAGGTAAGTCCTGTAGATTATCATACGACTTATACTTATCTCTGGACACCCGGCAACTATAGCACTGCAAAAGTTGATCAACTGCCGCCCGGTGAATACACCGTTGTGGTCACCGCAGCAAATGGTGCTACAGGTGCCGGTACGGTTGTAGTAGGTGGATCTACGCTCACCACTACAATGACTACGCTGCCTGCTACCTGTGCGGGTAGTCACAATGCAGAAATTCATGTAGCCGTTAGCGGTGGTATGCCACCCTATCGTTTTGTACTGGATGATAATACCCCTGTGAAAGAGGGTGTGTTCAAAGGACTGACTGAAGGCAGGTACCAGGTATATGTGAGAGATGCGCAGGTTTGTACAGATACACTCACTGCATTGTTGCAGGCTCCGGAAGCCCTGGTACTGAAACAGGTGGAAGTAAAACCCTGTAGCTGTGATGATACACGGGATGGTAAGCTAGGCTTGCAGATAGCGGGTGGTACACAACCCTATAAATATCATATTGAGAACGAGGCATGGCAAACAGATAGTATCCTTACATCTTTAAAAGCCGGTCACTATATATTTGAAGTAGCCGATACCAATGGCTGTAGTATTAGTGGTACTGCGAACATTGGGTCTCCGTTTAAGCGTTGCCTGGTAGTAATGCCGACGGCATTCAGTCCGAATGGAGATGGGAACAATGACGTGTTCAAACCAAAATTATACGATGTACTGACCAGCTATGAACTGCGTGTGTTTAATCGCTGGGGAGGATTGGTATTTAGCACCAATGATCCGCAGGCGGGTTGGGATGGTTATATAAAAGGAGTCATACAGGATCAACAGGCATTTATATATGTCTGCAGTTTCAATGACCGGAACAATGAGCGGAAGGAGCTCAGAGGTTCAGTGGTGCTGCTCCGCTAG